The following proteins come from a genomic window of Gordonia westfalica:
- the rpmF gene encoding 50S ribosomal protein L32 has protein sequence MAVPKRRMSRANTRSRRSQWKAENPALQEEKVNGVPVRIPRRLVKAARAGIIDLDRR, from the coding sequence ATGGCTGTACCGAAGCGCCGGATGTCGCGGGCGAACACCCGTAGCCGTCGTTCGCAGTGGAAGGCGGAAAACCCCGCACTGCAGGAAGAAAAGGTCAACGGCGTCCCCGTGCGGATTCCGCGTCGACTCGTGAAGGCCGCTCGCGCGGGCATCATCGACCTGGATCGTCGCTAG
- a CDS encoding DUF4190 domain-containing protein: MSYPPGQGSGQGQDDWGTVPNSGSSEGAGPNLSKGDQGQGSPDYAPTEFAQTYQPGPSSDPQGQNPYGQNPYDQNAYGQNPYGQPQAPYNQDPYNQNPYGQAPGAPYGQYNDPYQAGQQPAYGSAAYGAQNPYGAAPYGGYGYGAPQKSTNGKAIGALVCGIVALVMLAACFPLALPLGIAAVVLGVMGRREVEQSAGNQTGTGMGLAGIITGGLGILGAVVAVVLIIILVAAGNSMDSVYYY; the protein is encoded by the coding sequence GTGTCATATCCACCGGGACAGGGATCGGGCCAGGGCCAGGACGACTGGGGGACGGTGCCGAACTCAGGGTCGTCGGAAGGCGCGGGCCCCAACCTGAGCAAGGGTGATCAGGGGCAGGGCTCCCCGGATTACGCCCCCACCGAGTTCGCGCAGACCTACCAGCCGGGACCGTCCTCGGATCCGCAGGGCCAGAATCCGTACGGCCAGAACCCCTATGACCAGAACGCCTATGGGCAGAACCCGTACGGCCAGCCCCAGGCCCCGTACAACCAGGACCCGTACAACCAGAATCCGTACGGTCAGGCGCCGGGCGCGCCCTACGGGCAGTACAACGACCCCTACCAGGCCGGACAGCAGCCCGCTTACGGGTCGGCGGCCTACGGTGCCCAGAATCCTTACGGCGCTGCGCCGTACGGGGGTTACGGCTACGGGGCTCCGCAGAAGAGCACCAACGGCAAGGCGATCGGCGCGCTGGTCTGCGGCATCGTCGCCCTGGTCATGCTCGCCGCATGCTTCCCGCTGGCGTTGCCGCTGGGAATCGCGGCGGTCGTCCTCGGTGTCATGGGACGCCGCGAGGTGGAGCAGTCGGCCGGCAACCAGACCGGTACGGGTATGGGCCTTGCCGGGATCATCACCGGCGGGCTGGGGATCCTGGGGGCCGTCGTCGCCGTCGTGCTGATCATCATCCTGGTCGCGGCCGGCAACTCGATGGACTCGGTCTACTACTACTGA
- a CDS encoding AEC family transporter translates to MSGVISGFTVIFIVVGVGYLLGRTHVIGDHAHEVLSRLVFFVFTPALLFHSLVTTDLSVVFSSTLVIAGGSAMLMGVIYLVIAKLWLRRPVPELVIGALSSSYVNSVNLGLPIAIFVLDDASFIAPLLLFQIVIYSPMALLALDLTALERDTGRSLVRDSLIAPITNPIVVGGIAGLVVSVLGLMPPAAVMSPLKMLGDASVPAALLAFGLSLTGVQVFKKGESPRRDIALATVLKMVVMPLTVYAIARWGFGQTGEELFAMVVIAALPTAQNVLVYATRYRRGQILARDTALITTLASIPAIAVIALLLA, encoded by the coding sequence GTGTCTGGCGTCATCTCCGGCTTCACGGTGATCTTCATAGTAGTCGGGGTCGGGTATCTCCTCGGACGGACGCACGTGATCGGCGATCACGCGCATGAAGTCCTGTCCCGCCTGGTGTTCTTCGTCTTCACCCCGGCACTGCTGTTCCACTCCCTGGTCACCACCGACTTGTCGGTCGTCTTCTCGTCGACGCTGGTGATCGCCGGTGGCAGTGCGATGCTCATGGGCGTCATCTATCTGGTGATCGCCAAGCTGTGGCTACGACGACCCGTTCCGGAACTCGTGATCGGGGCGCTGTCGTCGTCGTATGTCAACAGCGTCAACCTCGGACTCCCCATCGCGATCTTCGTCCTCGACGACGCGTCGTTCATCGCGCCGCTGCTGCTGTTCCAGATCGTCATCTATTCCCCGATGGCATTGCTGGCTCTCGACCTCACCGCCCTGGAACGCGATACGGGACGTTCCCTCGTCCGCGATTCGCTGATCGCCCCGATCACCAATCCGATCGTCGTCGGCGGCATCGCCGGGCTGGTGGTGTCGGTGCTGGGGTTGATGCCGCCGGCCGCGGTGATGTCACCGCTGAAGATGCTCGGCGATGCGTCGGTGCCGGCGGCGCTGCTCGCCTTCGGTCTCTCGCTCACCGGCGTCCAGGTGTTCAAGAAGGGCGAGAGCCCGCGCCGCGACATCGCGCTCGCCACGGTCCTGAAGATGGTCGTGATGCCGCTGACGGTGTACGCGATCGCACGGTGGGGGTTCGGTCAGACCGGGGAGGAATTGTTCGCCATGGTCGTGATCGCCGCGCTGCCGACGGCGCAGAACGTCCTGGTCTACGCCACCCGGTATCGACGCGGGCAGATCCTCGCCCGGGACACCGCGCTGATCACCACGCTCGCCTCGATCCCGGCGATCGCCGTCATCGCGCTGCTGCTGGCCTGA
- a CDS encoding trimeric intracellular cation channel family protein encodes MLLDILNFAGVAVFAASGAMVGVRKDFDMWGIVTVGVLTGAGGGVLRDVLLGITPPSSVQGFGNALTGTIASLLVFAFHPAFTKLRRSILVLDAFGMGLFAATGASIAVHVGASAFAATAVGLMTAIGGGVLRDVISNEIPLLLQPADLYAVPALLGSTVVAVGSYHTSVPEWVWLIVGSILATGLRLLGLRFGWRLPTARR; translated from the coding sequence GTGCTTCTCGACATCCTGAACTTCGCGGGAGTCGCGGTGTTCGCAGCCTCGGGCGCGATGGTCGGTGTCCGCAAGGACTTCGACATGTGGGGCATCGTGACCGTCGGCGTGCTCACCGGCGCCGGTGGTGGTGTCCTGCGTGACGTTCTGCTCGGCATCACCCCACCTTCGTCGGTCCAGGGCTTCGGCAATGCGCTGACCGGCACGATCGCCAGCTTGCTAGTCTTCGCCTTCCATCCGGCGTTCACAAAGCTCCGCCGGTCGATCCTCGTCCTCGACGCCTTCGGGATGGGCCTGTTCGCGGCGACCGGGGCGTCGATCGCCGTCCACGTCGGAGCCAGCGCGTTCGCCGCGACCGCCGTCGGACTCATGACCGCGATCGGCGGAGGCGTCCTGCGCGATGTGATCTCCAACGAGATCCCGCTGCTCCTCCAGCCCGCCGACCTCTATGCGGTTCCCGCCCTGTTGGGTTCCACCGTGGTCGCCGTCGGGTCGTACCACACCTCTGTCCCGGAGTGGGTCTGGCTGATCGTCGGCTCGATCCTCGCCACCGGGTTGCGCCTGCTCGGCCTGAGGTTCGGGTGGCGACTCCCGACCGCCCGCCGCTGA
- a CDS encoding DUF4190 domain-containing protein, with protein sequence MSNPTGGGDPHDPSSTPQSQSDQVPPGSAPDPTPSPSEPTQKVSRAELLGDSSTADETTEPVPSTPGTSTPDTSTPDTSPPVTSTPGAGPEGTEVAQSHSPADGVTRVISTAGGPQGHAATPPAPPHPVPPPPAPPGPAPSGYDSTRVISTRPPGGPSAPGSAPPPGYGQPGQQGPGQQGYGRPNPPGYGQSGRPPGYGGPGPSGYGQPGPPAPGPGRPGYGPPPGQPYGQPPQGPPPGQQYGQAPSGDQPAGDGHHGDETPKTNTLAVAALVASLLGLVCVGIGGLIGLVLGLVARKQIAASGGSQTGDGLALTAVIIGLFIIVVWVAYWLVVLFTGVESPWSYI encoded by the coding sequence ATGTCGAACCCGACCGGAGGCGGGGATCCGCACGATCCGTCCTCCACACCCCAGTCCCAGTCGGATCAGGTGCCGCCGGGCTCGGCACCCGATCCGACACCGTCTCCGTCGGAACCGACGCAGAAGGTGTCGCGGGCAGAGCTCCTCGGCGACTCGAGCACGGCGGATGAGACCACCGAGCCGGTGCCGTCGACTCCGGGTACCTCGACTCCGGACACCTCGACTCCCGACACCTCGCCGCCGGTGACCTCGACTCCGGGTGCCGGCCCGGAGGGCACCGAGGTGGCGCAATCGCACAGCCCGGCCGACGGTGTCACCCGCGTCATCAGCACCGCGGGCGGACCCCAGGGCCACGCCGCGACGCCTCCCGCACCGCCGCATCCGGTTCCGCCGCCGCCCGCACCGCCGGGCCCGGCGCCGTCCGGATACGACTCGACGCGCGTCATCTCGACCCGTCCGCCCGGTGGACCCAGCGCGCCGGGTTCCGCCCCGCCTCCGGGGTACGGGCAGCCGGGACAGCAGGGGCCGGGACAGCAGGGCTACGGCCGGCCGAACCCGCCCGGATACGGACAGTCGGGGCGGCCGCCCGGGTACGGCGGGCCGGGTCCGTCGGGGTACGGGCAACCGGGCCCGCCGGCGCCCGGACCGGGCCGGCCGGGATACGGCCCGCCGCCGGGACAGCCGTACGGGCAGCCGCCCCAGGGGCCGCCGCCGGGGCAGCAGTACGGGCAGGCGCCGTCGGGGGACCAGCCCGCCGGCGACGGTCATCACGGTGACGAGACGCCCAAGACCAACACGCTCGCGGTGGCGGCGCTTGTCGCGTCGCTGCTGGGTCTCGTGTGCGTCGGCATCGGTGGGCTGATCGGACTCGTACTAGGCCTCGTCGCCCGGAAGCAGATCGCGGCGTCGGGCGGAAGTCAGACCGGTGACGGCCTCGCACTGACGGCCGTCATCATCGGCTTGTTCATCATCGTCGTGTGGGTGGCGTACTGGCTGGTCGTCCTGTTCACCGGAGTGGAAAGTCCCTGGTCCTACATCTGA
- a CDS encoding DUF1707 SHOCT-like domain-containing protein: MTTSGDLPAPDDRRARLRAADADRELVHELLSAAMAHGSLSLVEYEERAGKAVMAKTFGDLDALTDDLPIAQLGVAMPAASMSPGPRVTGGNSDAAVRHRLAIMSGSELSGTAVVADELTATAIMGGVEIDLREVEFTAPVLTVQCIAIMGGIEIRVPDGVTVEIGGLGIMGGFGGKSQTASRPGAPVVRVTGLALMGGVEVKRVPREDPDV, translated from the coding sequence GTGACGACCTCCGGCGATCTCCCCGCTCCCGACGATCGGCGAGCGCGTCTGCGTGCTGCCGATGCCGACCGGGAACTGGTGCACGAACTCCTGTCCGCAGCCATGGCGCACGGCAGTCTCTCGCTCGTCGAATACGAGGAGCGAGCCGGAAAAGCGGTGATGGCCAAGACCTTCGGCGATCTGGACGCGCTGACCGATGACCTCCCGATCGCTCAGCTCGGGGTGGCGATGCCGGCGGCGTCGATGTCGCCGGGCCCGCGGGTGACCGGCGGGAACTCCGACGCGGCGGTGCGCCATCGCCTGGCGATCATGTCCGGCAGCGAACTGTCGGGGACCGCGGTGGTGGCCGACGAGCTCACCGCTACGGCGATCATGGGCGGCGTCGAGATCGACCTGCGCGAGGTCGAGTTCACCGCGCCGGTCCTCACCGTCCAGTGCATCGCGATCATGGGCGGCATCGAGATCAGGGTTCCCGACGGTGTCACCGTCGAGATCGGCGGTCTCGGGATCATGGGCGGTTTCGGCGGGAAGTCGCAGACGGCGTCGCGACCGGGTGCACCCGTCGTGCGCGTGACCGGGCTCGCGCTGATGGGCGGCGTCGAGGTCAAACGCGTGCCGCGCGAAGACCCCGACGTGTGA